A single region of the Micropterus dolomieu isolate WLL.071019.BEF.003 ecotype Adirondacks linkage group LG02, ASM2129224v1, whole genome shotgun sequence genome encodes:
- the LOC123962188 gene encoding D-beta-hydroxybutyrate dehydrogenase, mitochondrial-like — MLTVKMFRFLTAAGRMVYMSSIFAFFNCLNMGAYSVSKRGLEAFADCLRVEMASFGVKVSIIQPGNFGQATNILKMKTGLDVWEKLDDKQKQIFNRQYIELANEYFMSTCRSGFKSSDMVINAILHAVMSAKPKYRYLLVSAKDMFFFKLFPFLPTVFTDAVFALSSMYAKRKDMLYAQ, encoded by the exons ATGTTAACGGTGAAAATGTTTCGTTTCTTGACTGCCGCAGGCCGGATGGTTTACATGTCGAGCATCTTTGCCTTCTTCAACTGCCTGAACATGGGAGCATACAGTGTGTCAAAGAGAGGACTGGAGGCGTTTGCAGATTGCCTAAGGGTTGAAATGGCCAGTTTTGGTGTGAAG GTCAGCATCATCCAGCCGGGTAATTTTGGCCAAGCCACCAACATCCTGAAGATGAAAACTGGTTTGGATGTTTGGGAGAAATTAGAcgacaaacaaaagcaaatcttCAACAGACAGTACATTGAGCTGGCCAACGAGTACTTCATGTCAACATGCAGGTCGGGATTCAAGAGCAGCGACATGGTCATCAACGCAATTCTGCATGCAGTCATGTCCGCTAAGCCTAAATACAGATACCTGCTGGTCTCGGCGAAGGATATGTTTTTCTTCAAGCTCTTCCCTTTTCTCCCCACCGTCTTCACAGATGCTGTGTTTGCCCTCAGCTCCATGTATGCTAAAAGAAAAGACATGCTTTACGCTCAGTAA